Part of the Mytilus edulis chromosome 9, xbMytEdul2.2, whole genome shotgun sequence genome, gcatttttttcattatgcttgtaaggtgtcattttatcgcgcttttgtagcatgttttcccttcctgttcatttgcatgtcttttggcaaattcattttaaaaattaaaccctctactgtaaaaaagatacatatggtaatctttgcatttgaagcacttcttattttcttctacctataggataaaactctcatattaatatgtgtataccaacacgattaatcatttgatacaaaaagatagttatataaatacggatatttcttagaattgagggtcatcctttaaaagttacggtcatcatttccaaattacggtcatcttaaaagcagttacggtcagccttgttatgaatcgctgattctgttacggtcatctcgattgtgatttacggtcatcttggcgattttttcaaatcgaatttcccgtttcatgcacatttttcagaagtaattagtgatttccgagtgattcttttataaatttacatcgtttcaatgtatgacttgtaaagaaaatgatatagaaacactttaacagacaatacagaaactgacctaatttttcatccgacttcttgggatgaccgtgaatgcagctacggtcatcagctttaccccagtgaattacgagtactactcaatatattataatattttgtgtacgctcgtttacggaacgtattatggtatactgttgtccgtctgttgtcaacatgtcggacattaacttaAAAACTCTTTgaccatttgcattaaactttgggaaattgtttatatctattgacgtgagctcccttttttttttttttttttatttagattttaagtttctgggtaatgggtttttattcaataaaattggtgttttttttctcagttttctgataatatctcaaaaatgctttcacaaagcaaggaattttggtgaattgtttatatctattaacatgaggtaactttcaatttttataaattttagattttacgtttccgagttaacgggttttattaattaaaaaggggtgattttccagttttcagacattaacacaaaaatgtttttagcagttttcatgaaacgttggtgtattgtttatatatattgactgaagctccctttgttgctaatcaaATAAgagacctaaaagagtttgaatattttgactttttctaaatgaccatttaatgaggtgtgtgaatttttcttaataaaactatgaggcaaagtggtatatagggtagaaaaatcaaaagcaccaattataagcatgcaatttatcaagtacttagaacgaattttgacactctaaaagcaatttattccactattttcaaaggccttatttgaacaattttttatcagctaaggtttttgattgtaccaagtgtactagtaagtagaatacatagtttagtagggaaacaatggcttgaaacgaaataaatctttgtttgtaatgagttatgtgcagtttcggacccaagtacatggttggaactttcattgtacaatgcatttggttctgctttgaaaataattacagagctgagtctatgtaccatattatataaaaggttaagtggttgttaggacctagtccttaattgagatccttgtcagatattcctggccatatgttttcctttttgtcatattaagaattgttttaatttaatatgttcgtacggaaaacaaggaacattattctcatacaaaaaattaagattattctaaatacacattcataaaaaaaatggaatttattacaaaggataatcataagatatatatacttgaattgtcctggacctcacttctgtgatgggtatatgttaatggaatccttctctgaatacgggacaaacatattagtagtggtagaccccaatggccaatgatcttcaatttataccgaatattgactgtcaaaaaaaatgctaacattccaattttcaataacagttaacagcaaatacattatcacaataacagataacaaaaaaactaaaagcccaataacagctaacaaagaataagacaataacagctaacagcaaatatattttcaaaataacagataacaaagaattaaattgcctcataacagcataacagttaaaccccttgcccccctcacTAAAGTCCTGTCGCGTCCTACCCCCAAATGTAACCTACTGCTATTGTATGACGCATCAAAGTGTGTGATACCAGTTGTGGAGGaactgcttatccttccggatcacctgagttCATTCCGTGATTTTGTTGATGcttataacaaaattattatgtAAAGATTTGTAGAACATTAAGTCATATATAACGAGGaaagacaaaattaaaacaaaatgaccaaCTATAgtgaaatatttttcaatattctgcttttatatatgtttggaaaaaagggaaaaaatcccttatttctttgtttgtttaaattatcTTTTCAAGTGTTAGTAATTTTAACGTGTTAAATCGGAAACACGGAAAAACACCGATATCAATATGATCCTTATGCATGTAAGtgatattttataaatgttgcttgcttttatatacatttgttttgtctCTGAATTCAAAATAGACAAACATATAAATTCTGGACAAATATAAGAAGCAAATCTACAAAGTCTGCTATAAAATTGGTTTATATCTCCGATTTCGATCTATATAGAATTGATTCTCAGGTGTGAAAGATAATGATATCAACATTTATTCAGCTCATCAATGCGTGATTAAGAAAAAGACAACATCATATAAACCATAGTTGACATCCACAAAAATCGATATTAGGAGTCTTAGGATTTCCTGCAATTACTGGGTGTGGTTCTACATCAGTCAAAATGGATGATATAGCATCACTGGTTATAGACAATGGGTCGGGTATGTGTAAAGCTGGCTATGGAGGTGATGATGCCCCCACCACCGTTTTTCCGTCAATTGTTGGAAGGCCGAAACATCAGGTTTGTCATTCATTAAAACTAAACTCTAAATCAATTAGTTCTaagataaaatgtaaatataactctttataataataacaattttatttacaaaatacatcCATATTGGTcaagcaaacacaaatacaaacatatattaTAAGATGCACAATTTTTCCTTCAAgcttaacaaaataattaaatgaagtctattataaaaaaaatatttttaagcacACGTTTCTATGTATTCAAGCTCCTAAAATCATGACTGCTAGCTTCataattatattcatttaaaaattgaattatttttttttgcaaatttattggattgtaaaagcgttgaccgaataACATTTGTATATTATAGCGCGagcgcgcttcattctaaaaatgtgcgcaccgTGATTTTTTGGTTAAAAGCACGAAAACCCGCgatttctttcaaatttttctaatatttatataCCTGTGTACCTTATTGTGGAAGCTCGATATCATGaatataaacatttcattatgAAATGAAGGTTTCTTTCAGAATGACGCAAGATTGATGTAAGCCAATCAAAAATAACATATCATAATCAGAAATACAAGTACTGTAATTATTGACAACTAAAGTCCGCAGAAGAACTTATTTGTAATATCATaaccaaaacatttttcaaatcgaatttatTAAGGTTATGAAGAAAGGTTTTCCTTATCATATATATACGTTAAAAGATGCTATATTACAACAATCGCCCCATTCCTTGtataacaaaattcaatttgCGTTATTTTTCAGGGAATAATGATAGGAGCAAACATTCGAGACTTTTATGTCGGAGACGAGGCTCAAACCTACCGTGGTGTTCTTTCTTTAACATATCCAATAGAGCATGGCATAGTGACGAACTGGGACGACATGGAAAAAATATGGAACCATACATTTTATCACGAGCTCCGTGTATATCCGGATGAACACCCCGTATTGATGACGGAAGCACCTCTCAATCCGAAAGTAAACCGAGAAAAAATGATGGAAATTTTATTTGAAACCTTTAGTGTTCCTGCGAGCTATGTTGCCATCCAAGCCGTGCTTTCATTGTATTCCTCAGGGCGCACAACGGGGATAGTACTGGATTCTGGTGATGGAGTAACGCACGCTGTACCGATATATGAAGGATACGCACTACCTCACGCTACGCTTAGACTTGATTTAGCAGGAAGAGATATTACCGACTACCTCCTCAAAATTTTAACAGAAAGAGGTTATTCCTTTACAACATCGGCCGAAAGAGAAATTGTTAGGGACATCAAGGAAAAATTATGCTTTGTTACAGAAGATTATGACGCGGACATGCTCCGGTCCGTTACAACCACGGATTTAGAGACGCATTACGAACTACCAGACGGAGAAATCATATCTGTTGGTAACGAAAGGTTCCGCGCAACCGAGTGCCTTTTCCAACCATCTTTTATAGGAATGGAAGCATTCGGAATTCACGAATCTGTTTATAATTCAATTGTAAAGTGTGACGTTGATGTTCGGAAAGACCTGTTCTCCAATATAGTATTATCTGGGGGAACGACACTCTATGACGGGATGTCAGGGAGACTTAAATCAGATATTGGACATTTAGCCCCTCAAAATATGGCTGTAAATGTAATTGCTCCATCGGAGAGAAAATATTCGGTGTGGATTGGGGGCTCTATTTTAGCATCTTTGTCCACATTTGAGGACATGTGGATTGGTAAAAGGGAATATGTGGAATGCGGTAAAAGTATTGTTCATAGAAAATGCTTCTGATTGCAGTGCCTTTTATCTGTTGTAAATAAGAACTCATAAGACTGTTCAAATAAATCTGTACAAAATAAGTTCTGGTGTTAACTTAAATAAAGTCTTCGCAAGGGTGCATTCTATTTAACCTCAATTCACACGAAAACGTTTTGGTAAAAAGCAATAATGAAAATTGATCAGATagggccacaattaaaaatattttggtttgcccaaaccctacccatgcaaaggtaggtaggcattttcttttctttttttgaataaaagaaatttaagtatcgggtgtttattagtcttcatgcctatctgattaaaaaaaacttcttcaaatcaggacaataaaagaatttgaataGATCCAAtgcaataaacaataaatatagggcaaaataaactcatcatatatacaaggattgaaattttgtattttaatacgcctgccgcgcgtttcgtctacaaaagactgactcatcagtgacactcgaataaaaaaaagttaaaaaggccaaataaagtacgaagttgaagagcattggggaccaaaacttcttacttttttcaaatacaaGTCAACTAAGGTAATCCATGCCAAACtgattaaaaataaatagatgtggtatgattgccaatgtatCAAAAATCTTTCGGAGACAAATTGACGACTTTGTTAACAACTTTTGGGCTATACGAATCAATCTTGATTATTTATcagtcaataataataaaaaatgtagtCTTTCCTAAAATTGGTATTGTAAAGGTTTTGTAATCGTGAGTTTgcatgctgtttttttttttatctgtacaGTTTGATTGCTgttggctaaaaaaagaaaacaataaacaatatacaTGAAATGTTCATACGACATACGAAATtcaaatcaaagtactgaagtactgaacatcggatgaccgcaagttcttgtggaaggtccgacaagcacttgtctctgaaaaaaaaatcacatctctaaaCTTATAGTGAGGTTAatgttcagatataaaaaaaatttgggacaAGTTCGTGCGTGAATGATACATTAATGACAGGGAATTTAACCTCTCCGTAGTGACAATTAttttgtagtgatacaaatcagtaaactctggtttattgttataatagatatatgatcatatataatttatacttgtatattacagttacatgtatatatatttgtcatgCATTTGTACATCATTCTATTCtactttattattaataatagTGTAGTGCAAGTGCGTGGTGGACACTATTCTGTAATCATTCGACTTTTCTAATAAAatggatttgagtaggcattcgtAGTTTCCGGCAAAAATGTTTTAtcttccatgcagagttatcgttCCTTGATATTgaaaacgttcttgagatattcttccgcatgcgtgtGCATAGATACCAATGATTTTTTTcacatataatatatgtatttacatcaaacaaaacattttaatatctttaatgtatctttgatgagtattcattgaaaaaatgaatttataaaaagcgATCAGGAATGTTAGTTTGCACTTGATGATCTCtaccattcgtctcaactcggccgattccgtaccctcatctatagaaggagagtagcggattctaccgaggattgccgaatggatCTCTAcgtgttcatcatgttcatagatcggttaaaaacccaaaacgaatattacgtaatggaaatctagACGATAGCAATACACAGTATTATGTATTagatacaaaacaaaagtaacaaaaaacagGCCGGAAACAACCTGCCgtatagtttttctgcacgagtagtcaggtcaaggtcctcGTATTCTCCCCATTAaatgtctatcataaaatgattgGATATATCGAAAGCTATGTACTAATATATTTAATGTGGGAGTTGTCAGTAAAAAATGGACATGGACAATTCTCGTTTGTTTAATTTGTATAacctcacattttttttttgtgttgtaaacaagatatacgccgggctatcgatgaaatttacaatacgacaaACACGAGTTAAAAACACacattaaaaacacaaaaaaccaTTTTtgtccaaatgtttggttgaaatgTTTCAGCCAACAAGGGAAGTGAGGGTTCCAAATTAACCAAAgtctacgaatgagtctgaaaggacctcgaatttatgaatgacggtcgacaaatggagacataatggtcacacccagcaggcaggttgcagccGGGCCATGAAAAAGTATTCAATACGTCAGTTCGGCGAAACAAATATTCCGGTCAGATATGGGATTTACATGCAAACCCCGGCACCAAAAAATAACACCCGTTTattattcattatgttcattttatgcttaaataattatgtttgaaatttttgtttctaataCCAAATGAGTGGACAAACTTATTGATTACAATCCAGATATATACGACCATAATTTTTTATTaagacaaaagattttttttctcaaacttCTCAGACTCCCCGCTTAAATCAAATAGTCCGTACCTCAAGTTAGACTTAAAACATATCTAGAGCCGcttactgactggggatcattattcagctatatTATCAATAGGCTGGGCGTATGGGCATGTTTTCGTAGGTAGATACTATATTGCTGTGGAACTTTCACGAGAGTGTAATAGaatattactttctgtttggtggaaaTATGAAATAGAAGTCAGTACGTTCTTGTTCAATcctttgtcgctttgaaggtgtcatacTTGTCACCCTCAGCATAAGCAAGTGTAACGTTACTGTAatctgaatttcaaaatgactaaaTGACGTTTTTTTCGACGCACTGGTTAACTCTGCCGTTttgaatcacatgactttgacttAACCAATAGTATATTACAGTAGCTACGAGACAAAATATCGATATAAGTtaagaattgtcgcataaaaacaaaacaaaacgggAAATGGCAAATTTCAGTAAGTcttagtctgattaatcattattacaaattaaaaaaaaagaaagtccaagcaaagggggggggggggggcgtacgccctctacgcccccctctggatccgccactgaatacaTAAACTGTGACAAAAAGacgatttaaaatttatatttgcaAAGTGAAACTTTTCCATTTAGAGCCCCATGTATTTCCTGGAAAAGATTTTTACTTTGTCCAATGAAAGTGCAGAATCTTAGTTGCGACCATATTTGGTAATATTAAACAGCGCCATCTGTATTAAATTCATCAAAAAGTTGCCACGCGGGAAGGAACAAATCATACAATATGGACGAAGACGTTGCAGCAATCGTTATTGACAATGGATCTGGGATGTGCAAAGCTGGATTTGCCGGAGATGATGCACCAAGAGCAGTGTTTCCATCAATTGTTGGACGGCCTCGTCATCAGGTTGGCATTTGAGACTTTTTTATTTTCCAATCTGAATACTCCCATTCTCAAATTCACATTTATAAGTAACTTGCTTGCCACGAGTCATAATTTAAGTTGATATTGATGTCACCAAAAGTAACTAAACACCCACCAGTTTATCTGAAAgaacatattttgattttcaacTGTCAAACTATGGAGCATTGTTTTTCATTGCCGTAATGCGAGTTATTCCCCTTTGTCGCCATCTTTTAAAGGACAACGTGCTCGCTTTCTTTCATGACACAAATCAAATTCAACTGTTTTTTATAGTACACTGTAACAGATTTATAACGCTAGACTTTAGAGAAACATTTTCATTTGGTATAGCCTAAGCCCTTGTAATTACGATTTATTCGATTAGGAAATTTGTTTGAGACTTGCCAAGCTGCTTGCAGCCTGCAGGGCATGTTTTcatgtgtgtgtggggggggggggggggaggggacaGGTACATTTTTGATATTCTTTGGGGGGAGGCTGAGGTAATATAAATGTAATCTATATAAACATGAATGACATGCTTCGTCTGAAATATATAAAGGCTATGAGCTATAATTAGTATATAAATGCcctagagtggggtgctcattttcgtcACATCTTttcatgttttctacagtttatgttcaggtctaaatgtttttaaagtacactgatatttctatatgaagataacttcaaacgCAAAATATTCTTcagcttgaaaacgtgtttgtttgaaTATAATCATCTTAAAAGATAgtttaaagggtgtttgaaatttcctgattttttttcaatgggggacacatattcgccgtttttacatatctatataaaaccaaaaaaactgcagctttaaacaacattgatcaaataaatttcattatagatatatagcagacatttcaaaggtgttaAACGAACTGAAATTTAGGGCTTTCAGACAAAGAATtactaagaaatacttctttgaattCGTGTATTTTCTTCATGAAATTGGCCGAAAATCGTTGTCCATTTTTCGGTCCTTTTCAGTAGGTGCCACAATTTTGGCTCagctttaaaaaataatcatatttgttatataatatcATTTACTGGTATATGTCTTTCATTTCAGCCATCCCTTGAAGTTTtcacacctcaaaatcataaaacggcgaaattgtgtccccggcgaatatggGCACCCCACTCTACATATGATCAACAGTACTTATACATATTAATTTATTACATATTATCAGAGAATATTAAATCATGCAAAAGCAACAATCCAAAAAGACCTTACGGAGAAAAAACATGACGGATAGTTTTGTTCTTATTGTATGCTTCTTGCCAATCTTGgtccaaattaaattaaatgccGATCATCAGAATAATATACATCGTTATACTAATGAACTTTAATAATCATATTGTAATAGCCTAGGATATTGATTTATTCACGCACTGCCTCGTCAAATCAATTAAAGACTGGCCAATCTCCCCTCTCTTGATGAATAATTTGATAGATTGagtgattgattgttgattgcttaacacCCGgtggcagtggcaaatatttcatgcatgttaattaagaaaattcatttcattcatttaaaCCCCTGCTAGAGAGATATGGTATACTTGTACTGTAATCGATTTTATAACAATTTCGATGCATCCATAAGTATAAACTATCTTATTCTATAATTTAGAATACATTCCGCGGAccaagttaaaaaaatcaacaagcaATTTCTATCCAAATGcttggttgatatgtttcacccaacatAATTAAGGGAAGTAATGGGTTCCAAATCAAtcaaaggctacgaatgagtctgaaatgacaacgaatttatgaatgacgatcgataaatggagacataaaggtcACACCCAGCAGGCAGattgcagtctggtcttgaaaaaagtattcaatatatcagttcggcgaaacagacattccggtcagacacAAACCCggccacaaaaaaaaataaataaataaa contains:
- the LOC139488639 gene encoding actin, cytoplasmic 3-like, with protein sequence MDDIASLVIDNGSGMCKAGYGGDDAPTTVFPSIVGRPKHQGIMIGANIRDFYVGDEAQTYRGVLSLTYPIEHGIVTNWDDMEKIWNHTFYHELRVYPDEHPVLMTEAPLNPKVNREKMMEILFETFSVPASYVAIQAVLSLYSSGRTTGIVLDSGDGVTHAVPIYEGYALPHATLRLDLAGRDITDYLLKILTERGYSFTTSAEREIVRDIKEKLCFVTEDYDADMLRSVTTTDLETHYELPDGEIISVGNERFRATECLFQPSFIGMEAFGIHESVYNSIVKCDVDVRKDLFSNIVLSGGTTLYDGMSGRLKSDIGHLAPQNMAVNVIAPSERKYSVWIGGSILASLSTFEDMWIGKREYVECGKSIVHRKCF